In the Ctenopharyngodon idella isolate HZGC_01 chromosome 4, HZGC01, whole genome shotgun sequence genome, one interval contains:
- the LOC127510613 gene encoding gastrula zinc finger protein XlCGF57.1-like: protein MAFIKEESEDMKIEEVFSVKQEDTEEETDLMLLKEESQDLNEMEEKNHDFTTGEKSFSCSWTKNTSTQKTGIRNSEVHKRNNKGENSFMCSHCSESFSHKLSLKTHMRIHTGEKPYTCKVCGKSFAQKANVKIHMRVHTGEKLLACPHCAKSFTHKGNLEVHLRIHTGEKPFTCTQCGKSFTTKGNLAVHMRIHTGAKPFSCKLCGKSFSEQGNLTQHMRIHTGEKPYTCTQCGMSFTHKVSLDIHLISHTGENPYTCKVCGKSCSLKGSLKIHMRTHTGEKPFTCKLCGKSFSEQRNLTQHMRIHNGEKGFMCSQCSKSFSTKVCLKTHMRIHTGEKPYTCTQCGMSFMYKVSLDSHLRSHTGENPYTCKLCGKSFAQKANVKTHMRLHAGEKLFACPHCAKSFTLKGTLEVHMRIHTGEKPYTCTQCEKSFTNKGSLQTHMRVHTGEKPFTCSHCGKSFGQKGALDVHQRLHTGEKPFTCSHCGKSFRQKGALEVHQRLHTGEKPFTCSHCGKSFSQKITLEVHMRLHTGEKPFRCVQCEESFTYHADLKRHLQTHSGKT from the exons atggcgtttattaaagaggagagtgaagacatgaagattgaagaagtattcagtgtgaaacaagaagatactgaggaagaaACAG ACCTGATGCTGCTGAAAGAAGAGAGTCAAGATCTGAATGAAATGGAAGAGAAAAATCACGATTTCACAACTGGAGAAAAATCTTTTAGTTGTTCATGGACTAAAAACACTTCCACTCAAAAAACAGGAATTAGAAATTCTGAGGTCCACAAGAGAAATAACAAAGGAGAAAACAGTTTCATGTGTTCTCACTGTAGTGAGAGTTTCAGTCATAAACTAAGCCTCAAgactcacatgagaattcacactggagagaagccttacacctgcaaaGTATGTGGGAAGAGCTTCGCGCAAAAAGCAAATGTTAagattcacatgagagttcacactggagagaagctgtTAGCCTGCCCTCACTGTGcaaagagtttcacacataaAGGAAACCTTGAAGTTCAcctgagaattcacactggagagaagccttttacgtgcactcagtgtggaaagagtttcacaactAAAGGAAACCTTGCGGTTCatatgagaattcacactggagcaAAGCCTTTCTCCTGCAAActgtgtgggaagagcttctCAGAACAAGGAAATCTTACACAACatatgagaattcacactggagagaagccttacacctgcacCCAATGCGGAATGAGTTTTACACATAAGGTGTCCCTTGATATCCACTTGATAAGTCATACTGGAGAGAACCCTTACACCTGCAAAGTGTGTGGTAAGAGCTGCTCACTAAAAGGAAGTCTTAAGATTCACATGAGAACtcacacaggagagaagcctttcacctgcaaactctgtgggaagagcttctcAGAACAAAGAAATCTTACACAACATATGAGAATTCACAATGGAGAGAAGGGTTTCATGTGCTCTCAGTGTAGTAAGAGTTTCAGTACTAAAGTATGCCTCAAgactcacatgagaattcacaccggagagaagccttacacctgcacCCAGTGCGGAATGAGTTTTATGTATAAGGTGTCCCTTGATAGCCACTTGAGaagtcacactggagagaaCCCTTACACCTGCAAActgtgtgggaagagcttcGCACAAAAAGCAAATGTTAAGACTCACATGAGACTTCACGCTGGAGAGAAGCTGTTCGCCTGCCCTCACTGTGCAAAGAGTTTCACACTTAAAGGAACCCTTGAggttcacatgagaattcacactggagagaagccttacacgtgcactcagtgtgaaaagagtttcacAAATAAAGGAAGCCTTCAGactcacatgagagttcacactggagagaagcctttcacatgctctcactgtggaaagagttttggGCAGAAAGGAGCCCTTGATGTTCACCAGAgacttcacactggagaaaagcctttcacatgctctcactgtggaaagagtttcaggcAGAAAGGAGCCCTTGAGGTTCACCAGAgacttcacactggagaaaagccttttaCTTGCTctcactgtggaaagagtttcagtcagaAAATAACCCTTGAGGTTCACATGAgacttcacactggagagaagcctttcaggtgtgttcagtgtgaagagagtttcacaTATCACGCAGACCTGAAACGACATTTGCAGACTCATTCTGGAAAGACATAG
- the LOC127510665 gene encoding gastrula zinc finger protein XlCGF8.2DB-like isoform X8 translates to MEFIKEESEEMKIEEEFKVKHEDTEEQTGLIALKEESQELNEKEENNQYEKHHDFTTKAYSCSATEMTSSQKRSKKAGTRSHFTCFQCGKSFRQHGKLKVHMRIHNEESSFTCQQCGKCFNRKENLNYHMSIHTGEKPFTCSYCGRGFNRKGSLKSHMRIHTGVKPYTCPHCERSFTHRPTLNAHMRIHTGEKPFTCPQCGKSFDQHGNLNAHIRIHTGENPFSCQQCGKSFSRKGNLKVHMRVHTGESPFSCQQCGISFTQKGNLNIHMRIHTGEKPFTCLQCEKSFTYQRDLKRHLQTHSGNNLQGSSVWQEVCKIEQFQKSLAH, encoded by the exons atggagtttattaaagaggagagtgaagaaatGAAGATTGAAGAAGAATTCAAAGTCAAACATGAAGATAcagaggaacaaacag GCCTGATTGCATTGAAAGAGGAGAGTCAAGAACTGAATGAAAAGGAAGAGAACAATCAGTATGAGAAACATCATGATTTCACAACAAAAGCTTATAGTTGCTCAGCGACTGAAATGACTTCCTCACAAAAAAGATCTAAAAAGGCAGGAACTAGAAGTCATTTCACCTGctttcagtgtggaaagagtttcagacaaCATGGAAagcttaaagtccacatgagaattcacaatgAAGAGAGctctttcacctgccaacagtgtggaaaatgtTTCAACAGAAAAGAAAACCTCAATTACCACATGAGcattcacaccggagagaagccttttACCTGCAGTTATTGTGGAAGAGGTTTCAACCGAAAAGGAAGCCTTAAAagccacatgagaattcatacGGGAGTGAAGCCTTATACATGTCCTCATTGTGAAAGGAGTTTTACACATAGACCAACTCTTAATgcccacatgagaattcacactggagaaaagcctttcacatgccctcaatgtggaaagagttttgatCAGCATGGGAACCTTAATGCTCACAttagaattcacactggagagaaccCTTTctcctgccaacagtgtggaaaaagtttcagtcgaaaaggaaaccttaaagtccacatgagagttcacactggagagagccctttctcctgccaacagtgtggaataagtttcactcaaaaaggaaaccttaacattcacatgagaattcacactggagagaaacctttcacttgtcttcagtgtgaaaagagtttcacATATCAAAGAGACCTGAAAAGGCATTTGCAAACTCATTCTGGAAATAATTTGCAAGGTTCCTCGGTGTGGCAAGAGGTTTGCAAAATAGAACAATTTCAAAAATCACTTGCACATTGA